From the genome of Limisalsivibrio acetivorans, one region includes:
- a CDS encoding MoaD/ThiS family protein has translation MVTVEYSDGKRSETKPGTVKNILTGLGLRDNSTLVVREGELITHDIHVKSGETIKIVNVVSGG, from the coding sequence TTGGTTACTGTCGAATACTCCGACGGAAAAAGATCCGAAACGAAACCGGGGACTGTTAAGAATATTCTTACAGGGCTCGGTCTAAGAGACAACTCAACCCTCGTTGTGCGTGAGGGTGAGCTCATCACCCATGACATCCATGTGAAAAGCGGTGAAACAATAAAGATAGTTAATGTGGTAAGCGGCGGCTGA
- a CDS encoding ATP-binding protein, with translation MKCKKCPQKAVIKIPRANAAFCPEHFNEFFYKQTEKGIEDFRMLSKEDRTMVCVSGGKDSLVLWHVLSELGYDVTGMYIDLGIPGYSDRSKERVNTFAVRRGLKIITVDLKELGYAVPDVAKSAKRQDCSVCGTIKRYYFNKIAYDYNFDAVATGHNLDDESSRLLGNLLHWSEEYLPGMSPVLPAEGKMMKKKVKPLIRLTEKETAAFCIVNGIDYIMEECPMSRGATSLVYKDALNRIEDDMPGTAHYFYFQYFKKAKKWFSVPDRKGEGDTTLCESCGMETFTDKCSFCRLVEKMNEQS, from the coding sequence ATGAAGTGTAAAAAGTGTCCCCAAAAAGCTGTAATCAAGATACCAAGAGCCAACGCCGCCTTCTGCCCCGAGCATTTCAACGAATTCTTCTATAAGCAGACCGAGAAGGGGATCGAGGATTTCAGGATGCTGTCCAAAGAGGACAGGACCATGGTCTGCGTCTCCGGCGGGAAGGACAGCCTTGTCCTCTGGCATGTACTCAGCGAGCTCGGCTACGATGTCACGGGTATGTATATCGATCTCGGAATCCCCGGCTACTCGGATAGATCCAAGGAGAGGGTGAACACGTTCGCAGTGAGAAGAGGGCTTAAGATCATAACTGTTGATCTTAAGGAACTCGGCTATGCTGTTCCCGATGTGGCAAAGTCCGCCAAGCGTCAGGACTGCTCCGTCTGCGGAACTATAAAACGATATTATTTCAACAAGATAGCCTACGACTACAACTTCGATGCTGTGGCCACCGGGCACAACCTTGATGATGAATCCTCACGCCTGCTGGGTAATCTCCTGCACTGGAGCGAGGAATATCTCCCCGGGATGAGCCCCGTTCTCCCCGCCGAGGGGAAGATGATGAAAAAGAAGGTTAAGCCGCTCATAAGGCTTACAGAGAAGGAGACGGCGGCTTTCTGTATCGTTAACGGAATCGACTATATAATGGAGGAGTGCCCCATGAGCAGGGGGGCTACCAGCCTTGTATATAAGGATGCGCTAAACCGGATCGAGGACGATATGCCCGGCACTGCGCACTACTTCTATTTCCAATATTTCAAAAAAGCAAAAAAATGGTTCAGCGTGCCGGACAGAAAGGGCGAGGGTGATACAACCCTGTGCGAAAGCTGCGGTATGGAGACTTTTACAGATAAATGCTCCTTTTGCAGGCTGGTGGAGAAAATGAATGAGCAGTCTTAA
- a CDS encoding cyclic nucleotide-binding domain-containing protein, with product MADEGHVKASGEILSFLVKNGRKLSYSPGDVVLRQGEHSNYVCIIMSGEAEVVRHDSSGGSVSIATLERGAVLGEMGSFLDNRRTADVVALTPMELLVFQNHTFLKALRDVPELAERIMRNFAQRINSINEELSGVRRSKLLYAVSLLIYENMENPHSLSERVTISYDDAFFSYGLRQGKLLDGLVILSESGAVSGIAEVSKGGFISGERINDEAGLSAPKSSVTLTVDVPALKASLKGLAKF from the coding sequence ATGGCCGATGAGGGTCATGTAAAAGCTAGCGGCGAGATACTGAGCTTTCTGGTCAAGAACGGCAGGAAGCTCAGTTACAGCCCCGGTGATGTTGTCCTGCGTCAGGGGGAGCACTCGAACTACGTCTGTATCATCATGAGCGGTGAGGCGGAGGTGGTTAGGCATGATTCCTCCGGCGGGAGCGTCAGTATAGCAACCCTCGAACGGGGTGCTGTTCTTGGCGAGATGGGCTCCTTCCTTGACAACAGACGTACTGCGGATGTCGTGGCACTTACTCCTATGGAGCTTCTGGTGTTTCAGAACCACACCTTTCTTAAGGCACTGCGTGATGTTCCTGAGCTCGCCGAAAGGATAATGCGCAATTTTGCCCAACGCATAAACAGCATAAACGAGGAGCTCTCCGGTGTTCGCCGCTCAAAGCTCCTCTATGCCGTTTCCCTCCTGATTTACGAAAATATGGAAAACCCCCACAGCCTCAGTGAGCGTGTAACCATAAGCTACGATGATGCCTTCTTCTCATATGGGCTCCGGCAGGGTAAGCTACTGGACGGCCTTGTTATTCTCAGCGAATCGGGTGCCGTCAGCGGCATAGCGGAGGTATCCAAAGGGGGCTTCATATCCGGAGAGCGTATCAACGATGAGGCCGGTCTGTCTGCCCCTAAATCCTCTGTGACGCTTACTGTTGATGTGCCAGCACTCAAGGCTTCGCTTAAAGGTCTTGCCAAATTCTGA
- a CDS encoding tRNA (adenine-N1)-methyltransferase, whose protein sequence is MSSLNYGDKVILVDEKKKSRHNTVLKEGIRFSTQYGFIEHEDILKAGDGGVVKASKGMKYRVYSPSYIDYVMGIKRRAQIIYPKDTAVMLMWGDIHPGLDILEAGIGQGALSIALLRALGGQGTLTSYEVRDDFAEQAQGFIRDYLGETPNHSVEVRSIYDGIDGQYDRIMLDLPEPWHVIPHSKEGLKVGGTLIVYLPTILQVKSCVDAMEESGLYDDIETFEFIKRPWKVEGRSVRPEMWTFNHSAFIISAKRVGSFTEPVNEVEEKPSETGADEEE, encoded by the coding sequence ATGAGCAGTCTTAACTACGGCGACAAGGTAATCCTTGTGGATGAGAAGAAGAAAAGCAGACACAACACAGTACTCAAGGAGGGGATACGCTTCTCCACCCAGTATGGTTTCATCGAACATGAGGATATCCTCAAAGCGGGTGACGGCGGTGTTGTAAAGGCATCCAAGGGGATGAAGTACAGGGTATATTCCCCTTCATACATAGACTACGTTATGGGCATCAAGCGCAGGGCTCAGATCATATATCCCAAGGATACAGCTGTTATGCTCATGTGGGGTGATATCCACCCGGGGCTTGATATACTTGAGGCCGGCATAGGGCAGGGTGCGCTCTCAATTGCGCTTCTACGTGCACTCGGAGGACAGGGTACGCTCACAAGCTATGAGGTGCGTGATGATTTCGCAGAGCAGGCACAGGGATTCATAAGGGACTATCTGGGCGAGACACCCAACCACTCCGTAGAGGTACGAAGCATATACGACGGCATCGACGGGCAGTATGATCGTATCATGCTCGACCTTCCCGAGCCTTGGCACGTTATCCCCCATTCCAAAGAAGGGCTCAAGGTGGGGGGGACGCTCATAGTCTATCTCCCCACGATCCTGCAGGTTAAGTCGTGTGTGGATGCCATGGAGGAATCGGGTCTTTACGATGATATAGAAACCTTCGAGTTCATAAAGAGACCGTGGAAGGTGGAGGGTCGCTCAGTGCGTCCGGAGATGTGGACATTCAACCACAGCGCATTTATCATATCCGCAAAAAGGGTCGGCTCATTCACAGAACCTGTTAATGAAGTTGAGGAAAAGCCATCAGAAACCGGAGCTGACGAAGAGGAGTAG